In a single window of the Motilibacter aurantiacus genome:
- a CDS encoding glycosyltransferase family 4 protein yields the protein MRVVLGPEAFDQRYGGVTRYLVELHRRLGGFDVDSSLFAGLHANELLQGVPGVLGARTPRALERHRARLLCDALNEQALRLWSRRLPAGTVYHKTYYGGRAHERWKGPVVVTVHDLIHALFPEYFLPEDPTVPRQRELFARADLLIAVSENTRRDLLSVFDVPRERVVVVPHGVTIPEPCPEPCPEPCPEPCRDPGPGQGTRSQRGAEPFLLYAGARSNRYKNWAPFVRAYAASGVAAEARLVCAGGGPLQASERGLVEKLGLAGRVQQVPADDAQLDRLYRSALGFVYPSLYEGFGLPPLEAMARGCPVLATSASSVPEVLGEAASYVDPADEEDMAVGVKRLVQDGAMRERLRAAGRARARRFTWERTAASTAAAYRQLT from the coding sequence ATGAGAGTGGTGCTCGGGCCCGAGGCCTTCGACCAGCGGTACGGGGGCGTCACGCGCTATCTGGTCGAGCTGCACCGTCGACTGGGCGGGTTCGACGTGGACAGCTCGCTCTTCGCCGGGTTGCACGCGAACGAGCTGCTGCAGGGCGTCCCCGGCGTGCTGGGGGCCAGGACGCCGCGCGCGCTGGAACGCCACCGTGCCCGCCTGCTCTGCGATGCGCTCAACGAGCAAGCGCTGCGCCTCTGGTCACGGCGGCTACCGGCAGGCACCGTCTACCACAAGACCTACTACGGCGGGCGGGCGCACGAGAGGTGGAAGGGCCCGGTCGTGGTGACGGTCCACGACCTGATCCACGCGCTCTTCCCCGAGTACTTCCTGCCCGAGGACCCGACCGTCCCGCGTCAGCGCGAGCTGTTCGCCCGCGCGGACCTGCTGATCGCCGTCTCCGAGAACACCAGGCGCGACCTGTTGTCCGTGTTCGACGTGCCCCGCGAGCGCGTCGTCGTGGTGCCGCACGGCGTGACGATCCCCGAGCCCTGCCCGGAGCCCTGCCCGGAGCCCTGCCCTGAGCCCTGTCGTGACCCCGGCCCCGGGCAGGGGACGCGGTCCCAGCGGGGCGCGGAGCCGTTCCTGCTCTACGCCGGGGCGCGCTCGAACCGCTACAAGAACTGGGCGCCCTTCGTGCGGGCGTACGCGGCATCGGGCGTCGCCGCAGAGGCCCGGCTCGTCTGCGCCGGCGGCGGGCCGTTGCAGGCCTCCGAACGAGGCCTCGTCGAGAAGCTCGGGCTCGCGGGAAGGGTGCAGCAGGTCCCGGCCGACGACGCGCAGCTCGACCGGCTCTACCGATCGGCCCTGGGGTTCGTCTACCCCTCGCTGTACGAGGGGTTCGGCCTGCCGCCTCTGGAGGCGATGGCGCGCGGCTGCCCGGTGCTGGCGACGAGCGCGTCCTCGGTCCCGGAGGTGCTCGGCGAGGCGGCCTCCTACGTCGACCCCGCCGACGAGGAGGACATGGCGGTCGGGGTGAAACGGCTCGTCCAGGACGGGGCGATGCGGGAACGCCTGCGGGCGGCGGGCCGGGCCCGGGCGCGCCGGTTCACCTGGGAGCGCACCGCTGCGTCGACCGCCGCGGCCTACCGGCAGCTCACCTGA
- a CDS encoding glycosyltransferase family 4 protein, whose translation MTRLHLVYPHGEGIRTPDAIGRQLAQRLSKTWDVVLHDWDAPPRTRPERGDVLVGHPHPSPGTALRRLWKDPRWSGRFVLCPYAGELHQVAYLDPFVRTADAYLAITGRAWFQSVAFGELRHWAPRMIHVDLAVDRGDFPPLERELAPAGRRRFLYIGHTGWYKNTGYLSAIAQALPAGQVGWMGNGDGIPGTVAHGARDTAAPDTRELLATYDFLLTVGRADANPTTVLEAMSWGLVPVCTPTSGYVDEPGVVNVPLDDVAGALAVLRRLQLAPVEELESYRAANEARLRQHFTWDRLAGQVQAAVEELSGTAAQSPVPPVSRAVLRAATVTPSPYSSLAETGKRLALDVTYNRARAVPGLLRDRLAARRDRRSRS comes from the coding sequence ATGACCAGGCTGCACCTGGTCTACCCGCACGGGGAGGGCATCCGCACCCCGGACGCCATCGGGCGGCAGCTGGCCCAACGGCTGTCCAAGACCTGGGACGTCGTGCTGCACGACTGGGACGCGCCGCCCCGCACCCGCCCCGAGCGCGGCGACGTCCTGGTCGGGCATCCCCATCCCTCGCCGGGGACGGCCTTGCGGCGCCTGTGGAAGGACCCCCGATGGAGCGGGCGCTTCGTCCTCTGCCCCTACGCCGGTGAGCTGCACCAGGTCGCCTACCTCGACCCCTTCGTCCGCACCGCCGACGCCTACCTCGCGATCACCGGCCGGGCGTGGTTCCAGAGCGTGGCCTTCGGTGAGCTGCGCCACTGGGCGCCCCGCATGATCCATGTCGACCTCGCCGTGGACCGCGGCGACTTCCCCCCGCTGGAGCGCGAGCTCGCGCCGGCCGGCCGCAGGCGCTTCCTCTACATCGGCCACACCGGGTGGTACAAGAACACCGGCTACCTCTCGGCGATCGCGCAGGCGCTGCCCGCGGGCCAGGTCGGCTGGATGGGCAACGGCGACGGCATCCCCGGGACGGTCGCCCACGGCGCCCGCGACACCGCCGCGCCCGACACCCGAGAGCTGCTGGCCACGTACGACTTCCTGCTCACGGTCGGGCGCGCCGACGCCAACCCCACGACGGTGCTCGAGGCCATGTCGTGGGGCCTGGTCCCCGTGTGCACCCCGACCAGCGGCTACGTCGATGAGCCGGGTGTGGTGAACGTGCCGCTCGATGACGTCGCCGGCGCGCTCGCCGTGCTGCGCCGCCTCCAGCTGGCGCCGGTCGAGGAGCTCGAGTCCTACCGGGCGGCCAACGAGGCCAGGCTGCGCCAGCACTTCACCTGGGACAGGCTCGCCGGCCAGGTGCAGGCCGCCGTGGAGGAGCTGTCGGGAACCGCCGCGCAGAGCCCCGTCCCGCCGGTCAGCCGTGCGGTGCTCCGTGCCGCGACGGTCACGCCCTCGCCCTACTCGTCGCTGGCCGAGACGGGGAAGCGCCTGGCGCTCGACGTCACCTACAACCGGGCCCGCGCCGTGCCCGGCCTGCTCCGGGACCGGCTCGCCGCGCGTCGCGACCGCCGGTCGCGCTCGTGA
- a CDS encoding lipopolysaccharide biosynthesis protein, which translates to MSRHRLEAVPPGLEASAGTGRERWRRIVLAALGAAGFRAATTVGAFVTLPLVLGSLGEARNGLLVLVTSLPALLVFSDFGFGNGLVTPLSRAVARGDTDEARGLISSAWVLLLSVAAGIGGLLLLAWPFVPWASVLGVDGLAGEEAPEALAVFAVVFLAGLPVSLAGRIHLALQEGLQTNLWQLAGALGSIAATLLCVAAEAGVPAFVAAALAGPVVASAVNCAWLFARRPHLRPRLSAVRSASLRYLLHSGGLFLVLGVAGAVAYQTDALVVAHLLGPAEVTSYYIAQRLFLLPTIVVSFALTPLWPAFSDAFARGEVSWARRTLRQAVLVAAAVNVTGAAVLLLASSQILDLWIGDRASVPLSLLVACALWTANNTLVGPFAMLLNGAHVVRFQVVCALVMAAVNLPLSVALTHAFGVSGPIWGSLVAQTLCITVPILVYMPRVWRRMSVADAGRVAEPVGAA; encoded by the coding sequence ATGAGTAGGCACCGGCTGGAGGCCGTCCCGCCCGGCCTCGAGGCCTCGGCGGGGACGGGGCGCGAGCGTTGGCGGCGCATCGTCCTTGCCGCTCTGGGCGCCGCCGGCTTCCGGGCGGCCACGACCGTCGGAGCCTTCGTCACGCTTCCGCTCGTGCTCGGGTCCCTGGGTGAGGCGCGCAATGGTCTTCTGGTGTTGGTCACCTCGCTCCCGGCCCTGCTCGTGTTCTCCGACTTCGGCTTCGGCAACGGCCTGGTGACCCCGCTGTCGCGCGCGGTGGCCCGGGGGGACACGGACGAAGCGCGCGGCCTGATCTCGTCGGCATGGGTGCTGCTGCTGTCGGTGGCAGCCGGCATCGGTGGGCTGCTCCTCCTGGCATGGCCGTTCGTGCCCTGGGCGTCCGTCCTCGGGGTCGACGGCCTCGCGGGCGAGGAGGCGCCCGAGGCGTTGGCCGTGTTCGCCGTCGTGTTCCTGGCCGGCCTGCCCGTGAGCCTTGCCGGGCGCATCCACCTGGCGCTCCAGGAGGGCCTGCAGACGAACCTCTGGCAGTTGGCCGGGGCTCTGGGGAGCATCGCCGCGACGCTGCTCTGCGTCGCCGCGGAGGCGGGCGTCCCCGCGTTCGTGGCAGCCGCGCTCGCCGGCCCCGTCGTCGCGTCCGCGGTCAACTGCGCCTGGCTGTTCGCCCGGCGGCCGCACCTGCGCCCGCGCCTGTCCGCCGTGCGGAGCGCCTCGCTGCGCTACCTGCTGCACAGCGGGGGGCTCTTCCTCGTGCTCGGCGTCGCCGGAGCCGTGGCGTACCAGACCGACGCGCTGGTGGTCGCCCACCTGCTGGGCCCTGCGGAGGTCACCTCCTACTACATCGCCCAGCGGCTCTTCCTGCTGCCGACGATCGTCGTCTCCTTCGCCCTCACTCCGCTGTGGCCGGCGTTCAGCGATGCCTTCGCTCGCGGTGAGGTGTCATGGGCACGGCGCACCCTGCGGCAGGCCGTGCTCGTTGCTGCGGCGGTCAACGTCACCGGGGCCGCGGTCCTGCTCCTGGCCAGCTCGCAGATCCTCGACCTGTGGATCGGCGACCGTGCGAGCGTCCCACTGTCGCTGCTCGTGGCCTGCGCGCTGTGGACGGCGAACAACACCCTCGTCGGGCCGTTCGCGATGTTGTTGAACGGTGCCCACGTCGTGCGGTTCCAGGTCGTGTGCGCGCTCGTCATGGCCGCTGTCAACCTGCCGCTGTCCGTCGCCCTGACTCACGCGTTCGGGGTCTCCGGGCCGATCTGGGGGAGCCTCGTGGCCCAGACGCTGTGCATCACCGTCCCGATCCTGGTCTACATGCCCCGTGTGTGGCGCCGCATGTCCGTGGCGGACGCGGGCCGGGTCGCCGAGCCGGTGGGGGCGGCATGA
- a CDS encoding class I SAM-dependent methyltransferase, giving the protein MDVTTMAKYAAKRALRPVLYRFPPIGLQPVRLHLWMKTLMDTREVPGVVLEVGCSAGGTAALCSRMLRGAGSDKRYVCIDTFGGFTDETFRVDQGKGTPAGYRTMFSANSKSLVRSTVDGLGAPEIELLQADVTTLRPARIPAPVAAALIDVDLSVPVYEGLTRVYPLLSPGGVILVDDCPEGQHWKAREGYVRFMAEQGLPEAYEFGMGLVTRPA; this is encoded by the coding sequence GTGGACGTGACGACGATGGCCAAGTACGCAGCGAAGCGAGCGCTTCGGCCGGTGCTCTACCGGTTCCCGCCGATCGGGCTGCAGCCCGTTCGGCTGCATCTCTGGATGAAGACGCTCATGGACACCCGCGAGGTGCCGGGCGTGGTGCTCGAGGTCGGGTGCTCGGCCGGCGGGACGGCTGCGCTCTGCTCGCGCATGCTGCGCGGTGCGGGGTCGGACAAGCGCTACGTGTGCATCGACACCTTCGGCGGCTTCACGGACGAGACGTTCCGGGTGGACCAGGGCAAGGGAACGCCGGCGGGCTACCGCACGATGTTCTCGGCCAACTCCAAGTCCCTCGTGCGCAGCACGGTCGACGGGCTCGGCGCCCCCGAGATCGAGCTGCTGCAGGCCGACGTGACCACTCTGCGGCCGGCGCGCATCCCTGCTCCCGTGGCGGCCGCGCTCATCGACGTCGACCTCTCGGTCCCTGTCTACGAGGGGCTCACGCGGGTCTACCCGTTGCTCTCCCCGGGCGGGGTGATCCTCGTCGACGACTGCCCCGAGGGACAGCACTGGAAGGCTCGCGAGGGCTACGTGCGGTTCATGGCGGAGCAGGGGCTGCCGGAGGCGTACGAGTTCGGCATGGGCCTGGTGACCCGTCCCGCCTAG
- a CDS encoding glycosyltransferase family 4 protein gives MWRRSRAAAAPGGKRRFRLLIARAELDYDRDAVARALLELAQWMRGQGHEVTLLRLAGHAPEDGTERAGLGEWLIPARRTASHRGQKVLNLWYLLASGVVVTLRRRRFDTILTVDTPTGVELLGLLAKRVAGPDVRHVTWVLDLWADQERALELRSDGGSLLARARTRVDNLGGNSSDVVVTLGSCMREALIRRGVSSSVEVIPMWQKKERLARVDDGALRRRLGLGDRFVVLYSGHATHRHPLQAFVGAAELLRDDPRVLFALAGTGDRIEQVRRQAAAAGLANLRVLPRVPESEVAALLSSGGLHVVSLDLRATGTCVPSKTYAAMAVARPVAFLGSPECQSALDVTAGGGGLVLDPDDSEGLAAFVRKLLDGPEAEAYGRRGLEFFLAERELDIAGRRWLDVLRPAKA, from the coding sequence ATGTGGCGGAGGAGTCGCGCAGCCGCGGCGCCCGGGGGGAAGCGCCGGTTCCGGCTGCTGATCGCCCGCGCCGAGCTCGACTACGACCGCGACGCCGTGGCGCGTGCGTTGTTGGAGCTCGCCCAATGGATGCGCGGCCAGGGGCACGAGGTGACCCTGCTGCGGCTGGCCGGCCACGCGCCCGAGGACGGGACCGAGCGGGCCGGGCTGGGCGAGTGGCTGATCCCGGCCCGACGCACGGCCAGCCACCGTGGGCAGAAGGTGCTGAATCTCTGGTACCTCCTGGCCTCCGGAGTCGTGGTCACCCTGCGCCGCCGCCGGTTCGACACCATCCTCACCGTGGACACCCCCACCGGTGTCGAGTTGCTCGGGCTGCTGGCCAAGCGGGTCGCAGGGCCCGACGTCCGCCACGTCACGTGGGTGCTCGACCTGTGGGCGGATCAGGAGCGCGCGCTGGAGCTGCGCTCGGACGGCGGCAGCCTGCTCGCCCGTGCCCGCACGCGGGTGGACAACCTCGGCGGCAACTCCTCCGACGTGGTGGTGACGCTGGGCTCGTGCATGCGCGAGGCGCTCATCCGGCGCGGGGTGAGCTCGTCCGTCGAGGTCATCCCGATGTGGCAGAAGAAGGAGCGGCTCGCACGGGTGGACGACGGGGCGCTGCGCCGACGCCTCGGCCTCGGCGACCGGTTCGTCGTCCTCTACAGCGGGCACGCGACCCACCGGCACCCGCTGCAGGCCTTCGTCGGCGCGGCCGAGCTGCTGCGCGACGACCCCCGGGTGCTGTTCGCCCTCGCCGGGACCGGTGACCGCATCGAGCAGGTGCGGCGGCAGGCCGCCGCCGCGGGGCTGGCCAACCTGCGGGTGCTGCCCCGCGTCCCGGAGTCCGAGGTCGCGGCCTTGCTGTCCAGCGGCGGGCTGCACGTGGTGAGCCTGGACCTGCGCGCCACCGGGACCTGCGTGCCCTCGAAGACGTACGCCGCGATGGCCGTCGCCCGGCCTGTCGCGTTCCTCGGCTCGCCCGAGTGCCAGAGCGCCCTCGACGTGACAGCCGGTGGCGGAGGCCTCGTCCTCGACCCCGACGACTCCGAGGGGCTGGCGGCGTTCGTGCGCAAGCTGCTCGACGGGCCCGAGGCCGAGGCGTACGGCCGGCGCGGCCTCGAGTTCTTCCTCGCCGAGCGCGAGCTCGACATAGCCGGCAGGCGATGGCTGGACGTGCTGCGGCCGGCCAAGGCGTAG
- a CDS encoding glycosyl hydrolase family 28-related protein: MHEQGAVPACGTDTAGRVTLVKATPSGDDTQGMNILRTTVAAVALTVATGSTPALAATSPAEKPAKAKTVSGKAVSRTSTGVSTMLMGTVTSTSSTATLRSIALPAGTLTLTNSFSGSCRTLRVDVPSLGLSTTGPTGSKLVGQVPAGALTVKVTGQKCNATAFLGITVTPTPAAAAPAANVKNVLSYGAVGDGVTDDTAAIYRAIDALAPGDTLQFPQGRTFVHKQIIKILKSNIRLAGKATLLATDPMSSDVVIESSNVTVEDLTFKTVGATVRNSSIDQMGLTLGMSSGTVLRRVTVDGPSAAGIFVVGARDFLIEDAVVQNSLSDGIHVTHASQNGRIVRPTIRNSGDDGVGIVSYLNDGAPVRNVTVTSPRFYGNTWGRAFSVVGGEDISYTDVYAERSAGAAVYIGAEGAPWNTFTAKRVTVSGGTLVGSNTVASVDHGAILVLPGSKDRLEDVTIKNLLIKDTRATASRQVGLYLPDEDAVAPARVSFLGLTVEGGNEIVFWTNAPRTSYALTGTTWNRTAVAGNEASW, encoded by the coding sequence GTGCACGAGCAAGGCGCGGTGCCGGCGTGCGGCACCGACACCGCCGGACGGGTGACGCTCGTCAAGGCGACTCCTTCGGGTGACGACACCCAGGGCATGAACATCCTCCGCACGACGGTCGCCGCAGTCGCGCTCACCGTTGCCACCGGCTCCACTCCTGCCCTTGCTGCGACGTCCCCTGCGGAGAAGCCGGCGAAGGCGAAGACCGTGTCCGGCAAGGCGGTCTCCCGCACCAGCACCGGCGTCAGCACGATGCTCATGGGCACGGTGACGAGCACGTCGAGCACCGCGACCCTGCGGTCGATCGCGCTTCCCGCCGGTACGCTCACCCTGACCAACAGCTTCAGCGGCTCCTGCAGGACGTTGCGCGTCGACGTCCCCTCGCTCGGCCTCTCGACGACGGGCCCCACCGGCTCCAAGCTCGTCGGCCAGGTGCCGGCCGGAGCGCTCACCGTCAAGGTGACCGGCCAGAAGTGCAACGCCACCGCATTCCTCGGGATCACCGTGACCCCCACGCCCGCCGCAGCCGCCCCCGCCGCGAACGTCAAGAACGTCCTGTCGTACGGCGCGGTCGGCGACGGCGTCACCGACGACACCGCGGCGATCTACCGCGCGATCGACGCGCTCGCCCCCGGCGACACGCTGCAGTTCCCGCAGGGGCGGACGTTCGTGCACAAGCAGATCATCAAGATCCTCAAGTCGAACATCCGCCTCGCCGGCAAGGCGACCCTGCTCGCGACCGACCCGATGAGCTCCGACGTCGTCATCGAGTCGAGCAACGTCACGGTCGAGGACCTCACCTTCAAGACGGTGGGCGCCACGGTGCGCAACTCCTCGATCGACCAGATGGGGCTCACTCTCGGGATGAGCAGTGGCACCGTGCTGCGTCGCGTCACCGTCGACGGCCCGTCCGCGGCCGGCATCTTCGTCGTGGGCGCGCGCGACTTCCTCATCGAGGACGCGGTCGTGCAGAACTCGCTCTCCGACGGCATCCACGTCACGCACGCCAGCCAGAACGGCAGGATCGTGCGGCCGACGATCCGCAACAGCGGCGACGACGGCGTCGGCATCGTCAGCTACCTCAACGACGGTGCGCCGGTCCGCAACGTCACGGTCACCTCGCCCCGGTTCTACGGCAACACCTGGGGCCGCGCATTCTCCGTCGTCGGCGGCGAGGACATCAGCTACACCGATGTGTACGCCGAGCGCTCCGCAGGCGCGGCGGTCTACATCGGCGCGGAGGGCGCGCCCTGGAACACCTTCACCGCCAAGCGGGTCACCGTCTCCGGCGGCACCCTGGTGGGCTCGAACACCGTCGCCTCGGTCGACCACGGCGCGATCCTCGTGCTGCCCGGCAGCAAGGACCGGCTCGAGGACGTCACCATCAAGAACCTCCTCATCAAGGACACCCGCGCCACCGCCAGCCGGCAGGTCGGCCTCTACCTGCCCGACGAGGACGCCGTCGCCCCGGCGCGGGTCAGCTTCCTCGGCCTCACCGTCGAGGGCGGCAACGAGATCGTGTTCTGGACCAACGCGCCGCGGACCAGCTACGCGCTGACGGGCACGACCTGGAACCGCACAGCGGTCGCCGGCAACGAAGCCTCCTGGTAG